A section of the Agrobacterium tumefaciens genome encodes:
- a CDS encoding recombinase family protein: MALRTALSHELVEQIRYRTRERMKMAVKKGKASTCLAYGYKLSQQRDEMGDRIRGLREIDAGKADIVRRIYQVYADGMSPRDIAQLLNKEGIPGPRGRKWRDTAIRGHVDRGSGILNNESYIGRIVWNRRQYRKNPETERRTARANDATEWVLKDAPEMRIVPDELWQRVKARQRVVGDLFDFAQSNRLNATHRPEYLLSGMLECA; the protein is encoded by the coding sequence ATGGCCCTGCGGACTGCTCTCAGCCATGAACTGGTCGAGCAGATCCGATACCGGACACGCGAGCGCATGAAGATGGCCGTAAAGAAGGGCAAGGCGTCGACGTGTCTCGCTTACGGCTACAAGCTTTCGCAACAACGCGATGAGATGGGTGACCGCATCAGGGGCTTGCGTGAGATCGATGCCGGCAAGGCCGATATCGTCCGCCGCATCTATCAGGTCTATGCAGACGGTATGTCGCCACGCGACATCGCTCAGCTCCTCAACAAGGAAGGCATCCCCGGCCCGCGTGGCCGCAAATGGCGCGATACCGCGATCCGTGGCCATGTCGACCGGGGCAGCGGTATCCTCAACAATGAGAGCTATATCGGCCGCATTGTCTGGAACCGGCGCCAGTACCGTAAGAACCCGGAGACGGAACGACGCACGGCCCGCGCCAACGACGCCACTGAATGGGTGCTCAAGGACGCCCCGGAGATGCGTATCGTGCCGGACGAGCTGTGGCAGCGCGTCAAGGCCCGGCAGAGGGTAGTGGGCGATCTGTTCGACTTCGCGCAGAGCAACCGGCTCAACGCGACTCACCGGCCGGAATATCTGCTGAGCGGCATGCTGGAATGCGCCTAG